From a single Silene latifolia isolate original U9 population chromosome 6, ASM4854445v1, whole genome shotgun sequence genomic region:
- the LOC141587760 gene encoding uncharacterized protein LOC141587760, with the protein MFDKNIGYLSLMRKLQAKWSIKGKLTLTDLTGSYYVARFSSRQDYEFVVTQGSWMIDDHYLTIRRWVPNFVPADDCIKKLTAWVRIPNLPVEYFNETFLRKVGSKIGEVVRIDKNTASAERGQFPRLSVEVDISKPLLSKFRLKGKVYYIQYEGLKMICFNCGRLGHSAEECSKNVSKEVNMELDGQSSLDVVQEPASENSLEAGLRPEEQSNF; encoded by the coding sequence ATGTTCGATAAGAATATTGGGTATTTGTCTTTGATGAGAAAACTACAAGCAAAGTGGTCAATCAAGGGCAAACTTACGCTAACTGATCTCACTGGCTCATATTATGTGGCCCGGTTTTCTTCTCGTCAAGATTATGAATTCGTAGTCACTCAAGGATCCTGGATGATCGACGACCACTATCTAACAATTAGGCGTTGGGTCCCCAATTTCGTCCCGGCCGACGACTGCATTAAGAAGCTGACAGCGTGGGTACGAATACCAAATCTCCCTGTAGAGTACTTTAATGAGACATTTCTAAGGAAAGTGGGCTCGAAAATTGGAGAAGTAGTACGGATTGATAAGAATACTGCTAGTGCAGAGAGAGGACAATTCCCGCGATTGAGTGTGGAAGTGGATATATCTAAGCCATTACTGTCAAAATTTCGCCTAAAAGGCAAGGTTTATTACATTCAGTATGAAGGCCTAAAAATGATATGTTTCAACTGCGGTCGTCTTGGTCACTCAGCAGAGGAGTGCTCAAAGAATGTGTCGAAGGAGGTAAACATGGAGCTCGACGGGCAGTCAAGTCTAGATGTGGTACAAGAACCAGCGAGCGAGAATTCTCTAGAGGCAGGGCTTCGTCCAGAGGAGCAATCAAATTTTTGA
- the LOC141587759 gene encoding uncharacterized protein LOC141587759 produces MAAPYLGILVAESPMMDVKFELAKDNPSNLMMELSIPCSIDSVLKLVSRAYLSSLNYIPDLMSTRIPNLSPNLTHITYMVWNVQGTGSKNKISAIKEVVRTYKPTVLALVETHMGGDHAIKLGTILGYDGHSRVNAIGFSGGIWLYWKKDIVSINPIVEHQQFITVEISRNRELPWFFSAVYASPDSTNRRELWSELETFARMNNRPWIMAGDFNETRSLAERHGGNKSMARRCERFNNWIENCEFIELAFSGPAHTWARGNSVETRQSARLDRALCNAEWGELFEDAMVRHLPAIQSDHCPLFISPNGFVPLNAINRPFHFQACWLTHENFKEFIDNSWPDEGIFTHRLDILSRKLQDWNSNVFGNIFKQKRILMARIEGCQRELSKFRSSNLIKLEAKLRREYDEVLAREELLWYQKSRL; encoded by the coding sequence ATGGCAGCGCCATACTTGGGCATATTGGTAGCAGAGAGTCCAATGATGGATGTCAAGTTCGAGCTAGCGAAGGACAATCCTTCGAATCTAATGATGGAGTTGTCGATACCATGCAGTATTGACAGTGTGCTCAAACTAGTAAGTAGAGCCTATCTATCTTCGTTAAATTACATACCTGATTTAATGAGTACAAGAATCCCAAATTTGTCACCCAACTTGACCCATATTACGTATATGGTATGGAACGTACAAGGAACTGGTAGCAAGAATAAAATTAGCGCCATCAAGGAAGTGGTTCGAACGTACAAACCTACGGTTTTAGCGCTTGTTGAAACCCACATGGGAGGAGATCACGCTATTAAATTGGGCACCATATTAGGGTATGATGGTCATTCTCGTGTTAATGCTATAGGCTTCAGTGGAGGAATATGGCTATATTGGAAGAAGGACATTGTGTCGATTAATCCAATTGTGGAGCATCAACAATTTATTACAGTGGAGATATCTCGTAATAGAGAGTTACCTTGGTTTTTCTCTGCCGTTTATGCTAGCCCGGACTCCACAAACAGAAGAGAGCTATGGTCAGAGCTAGAAACTTTCGCGAGAATGAATAACAGACCATGGATTATGGCGGGGGACTTTAACGAAACAAGGTCGTTAGCTGAAAGGCACGGTGGCAACAAGAGTATGGCTCGAAGATGTGAGAGATTTAATAACTGGATTGAAAACTGCGAGTTTATTGAATTAGCTTTCTCTGGACCCGCACACACATGGGCAAGAGGAAATTCAGTCGAAACCCGTCAAAGTGCAAGATTAGATAGAGCCTTGTGTAACGCGGAATGGGGAGAATTGTTTGAAGATGCAATGGTACGACACTTACCAGCGATACAGTCTGACCATTGTCCTTTATTCATATCACCAAACGGTTTTGTTCCtttaaatgccattaatagaCCTTTTCATTTCCAAGCTTGCTGGTTAACACACGAAAATTTCAAGGAGTTTATAGACAATAGCTGGCCTGATGAGGGAATTTTCACTCATCGACTGGATATCCTATCACGGAAATTACAAGATTGGAATTCCAACGTTTTCGGAAATATTTTTAAGCAAAAACGAATACTAATGGCAAGAATAGAAGGTTGCCAAAGAGAATTGTCAAAGTTCAGGAGTAGTAACTTAATAAAACTTGAGGCTAAGTTGCGAAGAGAGTATGATGAAGTCCTAGCTCGAGAAGAACTTCTCTGGTATCAAAAATCGAGACTATAA
- the LOC141587761 gene encoding F-box/kelch-repeat protein At3g23880-like — protein MPIINLNGESEKNGEKASNICHGSKLKYLPPELWASIIINLPVKTLLRFRCVCKSWCSIIDQPDFAYTNLKLCKIDSNETKIVALESLGEYGTKGSALTIRQGNTLEETAHIFKSTDSYDLIGRCNELLLLNRYVHYPNFKTEIRLWNPSIRKSLLIPTCPLVDAKYLLGFSPRCKDYKIVAMLSNHSKIHVAVYTLREKTWSVRNNCLDVISSYVELMFTARFYKQKAAFYFQGAVYWFGMDLRGSHLAVYTLSRQNYLVSFNFDSERFTLLEIPQETKETSRSYLRFLFILGESLAIFSITKKDREYGCWSRGAGRGYGLNGFQDIQLIMLISFSVTLIHVHHYHHYSIIRVMEIAISFLGRILIILLLDK, from the coding sequence ATGCCCATAATCAATCTCAATGGCGAAAGCGAAAAGAACGGGGAGAAAGCGTCAAACATTTGCCACGGTTCCAAATTAAAGTACTTACCCCCTGAGCTGTGGGCTTCTATTATAATAAATTTACCGGTGAAAACACTATTAAGATTCAGGTGCGTCTGTAAATCTTGGTGCTCCATCATTGATCAGCCCGACTTTGCTTACACGAATCTTAAACTGTGCAAAATTGATTCCAACGAAACTAAAATCGTTGCCCTCGAGAGCTTAGGAGAATACGGGACAAAAGGATCTGCCCTGACAATTCGTCAGGGCAACACTCTTGAAGAAACTGCTCATATTTTCAAGAGTACCGATTCATACGATCTAATAGGGAGATGTAATGAATTGCTGTTATTGAACCGCTACGTTCATTACCCTAATTTTAAAACAGAGATAAGACTGTGGAACCCTTCTATTCGCAAATCGTTGTTAATTCCAACTTGCCCGCTTGTTGATGCCAAGTATTTACTTGGATTTTCCCCTCGCTGTAAGGACTATAAAATTGTGGCAATGCTAAGTAACCATTCAAAGATTCATGTCGCGGTTTATACCCTCCGTGAAAAAACATGGAGTGTTAGAAATAATTGCTTGGATGTCATCAGTAGCTACGTGGAGCTTATGTTTACAGCAAGGTTTTATAAGCAAAAAGCTGCTTTTTATTTTCAAGGCGCTGTATATTGGTTTGGAATGGATCTGCGTGGATCTCATCTCGCGGTTTATACCCTCAGTCGACAAAATTATCTTGTTTCTTTCAACTTTGATTCGGAAAGATTCACCCTTTTGGAAATTCCGCAGGAAACGAAGGAGACAAGCAGGTCATATTTGAGGTTTTTGTTTATTCTTGGGGAGTCCCTGGCAATTTTTAGTATTACTAAAAAAGATCGGGAATATGGGTGCTGGAGCAGGGGAGCGGGAAGGGGGTATGGACTAAATGGTTTTCAGGACATTCAACTCATCATGCTTATAAGTTTTTCCGTCACTCTTATTCATGTTCACCACTATCACCATTACTCTATTATAAGAGTGATGGAGATAGCTATTTCTTTTTTGGGAAGAATTCTTATAATATTGCTACTGGACAAGTGA